The Styela clava chromosome 11, kaStyClav1.hap1.2, whole genome shotgun sequence genome includes the window TTCTGGTCTGCTTTATCCAATACTGTTTAATTTGGATTTTAATTGTTAAACATAAAAGAAAGGGAGAGATCTCACCAATGAACTTTCATTTCAGTCACCCGCTGTTATTTAATCAAGAATTCGccgattttattgattatttaccATGCATAACTCCCATAATTTTAcactgattgtttaaatatgcatgtaactgctttccttgttatagttgaactatgtatgtctgaagaagtctgacctttttcagacgaaacgttacagaaatatatttgtgttagtgtgcagcaagactcttgaataacTTAGACTCATATGTCATATGCATCAATACatgtataatattaatatacctTATCTAAACCCCAATGACATAGGTGCTTTATCAAAGATCTTTGTTGAACTCAGATGAATACAAAATGCTTTGACGTCTATACGTAATTTAATTGCTCTTGGGCAATTCAGcaagtgtttttattttttgcattggtgATTGTGGCAATGACGTTTCATGGTTCAGACACAACCTCACTATGCGCTGACAAAGTACACTATAGCccaacggtgcacaacctgcggccgtcgTGAATAAGtaatgcggccgtccacatacaaaatcctataaacgccgataccgatccgatgccagctaaaaacgccgataccgatacgccgatattacaaaaaggccgatattccgataccgataccatgTAACTTTTACCTTAATTaagtgtgctgtgtagggcggACGGGCTGAAACAATGGTTTTTGAGCGTTATTCAttgtacacattatttcagatcgaaaagaATATATCACATaggaaattgatgtttggtatccagATGCATTAATTGATTCGGATGTATTGTACactgacgctagtaatctcggtgtctAATTACAAAACTCATatgccgggatgtccaattccaatttaaaaataatattgcgaccttcgaatatcgtttttcgtgtttaaaaaaatatagaatatatgcaaatattttattttatgtttgatCGTGATCGTCGCGGCAATAAATTACAGCCAAAATGAGAGGATATCAATCAGCGCCGACTAGAAGTCTCTATAATACGTATAATACTAGGCGCCCACATCAAtaaatctataaagaaattgtgtatttaaacaaaattaaaattaatataatcacaatattcaatacCTGTGTGGAGAGATAATTGCGTCGGAATTTAGCTTAATGATGTCgatggactaaatgacactcgcgcTTGACGAAAAACCGTCAGAATTTGTAACCGTGCCAAAAAGTGCATGTGCTGTAATAAAAAAATCTCGATTCCACCGATGATTCAAAATTGTGCGTGTAGTTGCTCTCTTTTCTGTgtcgtgttgatatatttcttcataattaatatgtaatatgaattaaaaatgtcaatataaaaatttggcagttaaaatagccaaattagagCTAGTTCTGctagtaaatatttaaaaacaggttAATCCTATCCCTGTTGCCACCCGCGGGGGTGGAGACatgcatggctcatagttcacgatctctcaagacaaaaaataaattaaaaaataatattttaactcATCTTTTGAAACAATCTGGAttatatcaaaaaggtaaatatatcgggaaatatcggtattaattcagccgataccgataccaaaaaaattgccgatattgccgataccgaaaTTGtagtagttttattttattctgactCTGATTTGTATGACAAGCCTGATAgtgattaataaaatatttgatatttaatatacttttgggcacaagaaaatgggggcgaccgcccctccccgactttcgatttttttcaaaattgtgcaaccattatgcaatatatctgctcaagaataggGATACCGAAAAGAAAAAATcgtttaaaatgcgaatatAATACTTCCAAGTAGTCTTACATACTTTATAGTTGGACAGACTGCACTTTGCATGTATCAAATAcgcggttatgacgtcataaaagcaAAACAATTTGCGCGCCTCCACCGCGCTCATCAACCCCCTGGAGGCCGTAtttaatacaaataaatgcaatgtggccgctAATTGCAAAAGGATTGTGCACCCGGGCACCCCTGCTATAGCCTTTTTCTTCAGCGCACGTCACATGGTCGGATTTGCGCTGCTCCTGTGACGCTCGAAAATATGTTGAGGTTTCAAATTTGCGCGTTCTATTACAACGTTGactcaattatttatttattcagatACTATCTATGGTCGTCGACATTACCAAAAATCTATTCTACACAAAAATTAGTAATCAAAGTCATCATTTCGGAGGCGTGTTGTAGCCTAATTTCATGAATGTATTTTATTAAGAAGTAAGTGGCACACGTATGACTGCCACGCAAGTATATTAGATAAAAACAGTATTTAACCACACCGCTATCCGCAAGACATGTGGGATTCGAAGAAATCAAGACCTCGGGCCATATTATTATGTTAAAATTCATCActgcctatatatatatgcgtatTCTGATGCTGTATTCGATGTTGTTCTTCTGGTTTACATTCATACTGCAATAGCAAATTTATACTGTGAAAAGAATGCACGGAATATATGCATTAGGGATATTGTTTCTCTTGCTAAATACTTCTAATTCTCAGAAAGGTATGTGGCTTACTTTCGTATGGGTAGCAAAAATATGCCTAATTGTTATGTAACCACTATACAAATTTTTACAGCACCTGGAAAAATATCGCCATGCTTGCATAATTTGGCCGGCCAAAAAGGAGTTATATCATACCCTGGATTCAAAACAAACGGAAGAAATCTGAAACTCTTTACAGAGAACCGAAACATGAACGGTGCATGTCTTCTCTATGGAAGAATACCCCACGCGAAAGATTTAACGATTGATATAACGCCAAGGCAAAAGAGTTGGATGTCCGTGAGCAAAAcacagcatatatatatatatatatagaagttTTCATATTGACAGATTAAAATGAAATGTACTAAGATTTTTGGCGGTGAATTTCAGTATCAGAGCATCCGATGTTACCAAAAAAGAAACTGATTGTTCTGTTCTAAAGTAATTCACGAAAATAACTTtgacttaaaaaacaaaaaatttaaaaaagtatatttttgcCTCGAAAATCAACTTAATCTTTACCAAAATTTCCAGACTTGTCCATGggaaatatttttctgtcccattcccatcccatatcAATTATGCCTGTTCCATCCCAttccatgggattcccattggaataaaattcaataataattgTTAAATTTGGGTTCAGCgactactaaataggactacatgtacgaatagacatgcaaaacaacaaaatttacggccTTGTTAACTTTatgttcataactattatacatgtgtccatcagcctcttcacgaagtatattttcaatgctgaatatattttgctctttttaACTAacgagagagctatgctcaaatacatggacatgAAGTcaataacgaaatgttttactaTAATTTCCCCGGaaatcatatggttttcgtgtcccacgggaaatacaaatgtgggctgtcccatcccatcccctGGGACGTTTCCTGTAGGAATCttattcccatggacaagcctgaaaATTTCGTACGGCCACAACTTTTGGCATCGGTCAGCGAGCAATACATTTATATCGCATTCCGAATTTATCggaatcaaatttgatttctaaactactttaaatttgaaataaactgaTTTTTGACTTATACTATATAGgtatataattgaaaaaatagcgGGTACAATCAAACGCaagttttagattttttatagtttttaaatttcgaATTTCATAGTGAGATATCGAATAGCATAACAGAAATACTGTACTATAAGGCATCTTGGTATAAAACCGTTGACAGAAATTTGTGGGAGCTTCGACTTGAGTTTTGTTATCCTTATTTTTAAAGATCGAACTTATAACAACACTATGCATTTAAAAACGCAACCTAACTTAGAGGAGTTTCTATGTATTCAATATCCAGACAAACGGGTCACATTTCATAGCTGAGTTTGAAATTTATCCTTCCCTATATAGGTTTCACAGAAATACGAAGGAGAATATAACATGATTACTGACAAATTTAGATTGGTGGTAAGAAATACAGGACGAGCTCTTGGAACAACTTTGTCGCTATTTACGGGGAAAGAGATGatataaaatacacaaaaaaacaatcatataataaatatctgcaagATCTAAAAAATGGGACAATTCGGATTATTTTACCTGGATATGAATTCACATTTTTCAGAATTGTCTTTCCTGAAAAAATATCAGCATTCACGCTGAAGTATTCCACGAAGAAAAGTAAGGTCTTTATTCGTTATATTCTTTTTATGCATATCTTCCATAATATCAGTCTGATTATGAtgaaatctgaaatatttctaGGCGTTCGATGTAAACGTCTCGATGCTACAGTTGTGGATATTGTGTCATGCACCGATGCAAATAAAATTAACTCCAAATGCAAAGTGAAATGCACTAAAGAATTGGCTCCTTCTCCTTATTTATATCAAAACGATGTAAATCTTCCGAAGTCAGAATCTGTACTCCCTTATATGAGAACAAAATGCAAGTAAGTAATACGTGGTAGCCCGGGTTAGGATTTATGAGTATTTGTGATTAGCGAGTCGATAACGTATCGCCTCGTCAGTGAGTCGTCAAAGTTTTTGTCGGAAACCAGTGATAAACGTCTATCAGTATAAGTTGAAATATTGATCTGATGATATAGCATAGCTAATTTATAGACGTTAACTATAGTGTAAAACTACATTTAGTATTCTCGTTGGTGTCTTCTAGCTAGCCCTATACTCAGAAGGAATGAAAGTATCCATCTTTGGTATGGATGGTGCCACTCATCGATACGTGCTTAACTCGAACGATAATAAGCAACTTATAAATCGATGAGACCATTTCGAGTTTCAAGATTTGATTTGGATATTTATCACGGCAGGCCACCGGTGTGGTATTGATATTTCACGCATATTCATGTCAATAAAATTACTGTAATGTCAATGTAAAATACTTATTTTCGTTACATATTTTCTTTCAGAGGAAATGGCTTTAATCCTCCATCCTGGGATCCTGATATCACGATTGCTGATTTTAAACCGTTGTTTGATGAGGATATGTCTATGACGTTCAGTCTTCCtgacgattttttttttccatcagACGTAACTGCCAACAACATCAAGAAtaagtaaacaattttttgtattaaactaCTTGGCTATCATTATTATGAATACTTTCTAACAAATGGTGACAAAGTTTACTGTAAACAAGCCTTATTAGCCCGCTGTTGCCATCAGGCATTGGAACCCGTGAAAATTTTTGGCTCCAACTTCGAACTCTGAGAGAATCGAATTTTGGTAAGAAAAACTTTGGtggttgctaatttatttatttatataaattagatCACCGAAAGACCACCGGTGATAAGAAAATGTCATAAAATCGTCTCACTGACCTACATTATAGGTACACTCACACTCACAATCGTAAGAACTTTAGGCACAATATTTAGTAgttatatatatggaaaaatgtatttttccaGTTACATGCATGGTACTTGTTACTTCTACAGGCATGATATATTTTAGTGACTGCAAGCTAAATAGACACAACCGGCATAAcacgaatgaaaaaaaaaatgaagaatatagTATAGTCTCCCACTCTATCAAGGATAAACAAATCAAGAAAAGCTATGATTCGGGTATTAAAAAGATTTATCATCTTGTCAATATTGTACTAATGGTATCTCTTAAACTTTCCAGTAGGTCCGATATACCCGGGTGGATGGATGTTCTTGAATTCGACACCGAAAACCCAGCGATTCCTGAATTAAATATTCCAGATCCTCATAAATGTGTTGATCTTAAACTTGTTGCAGACATCTGTTTTCATAATGCCGGGATAGTCGATATGTTTCTGGTAAggaaaagcaaaataaaatttgttcgaTCATTTTGCCAATTACTTTGCACGCGTTTGATTCTCGCAAACTAGACATAATGCACTGACAAAATAAAGCAGTTATTATATATAGTGTcagaatgaaattgaatataaaatttctacTGATGCCTTTAGTTGTAGTTTCGGGTGAAGTTTTTGTGTGGACTCACGTAAATAGTCACCTTTTGCTATTGTTGAATAATACATCATTTTGAATACTTTATATAATACCATAAGTAAAAACTACGGACACCGTGTCATTGTTTTCATTTCAGGGACATATTTCCACCTGTAATTATCCTGTCGATTATCTTCTTGAATTGTTTGGAGAAAATCAAGGAGAAGGAATTGATCCAGATACTTTGCCGACTCCAGCTCCAAAAACATTTAACGAAAAACTACAAGAACTTGACCAGAATGAAAAAGCAgcgtttttattcaaactatCAGAGTTTGATCCAACGTGGGTGAGAAAAATAAATCTGGCACTGAGAATTAATCACGCAATACAGCGAGTTTTCATGCAATATTTTCTTCGAGTACTGACGTCCATAAACCAATATCAGAAAACCaaaaagtttgataaatgattatttaaaactcctttaaaaaatttacaagcGTCCTATGCGAATATTAAGGTCTATCTACATTACAATAACAGAGTTCCAAATTCATATGAGGATGTAGCAGTGGTGAGTAGTTGGAGTAGCGCACATCGACTGTTAGTTGACTGCTGGTGTAAGTACTAGATATTTCTTTAGTCACTTCAACCCAAGGTTAATAAATAATCCACAATTTAAGACGAATTTCCTGAGCGCCAAGATCAGGATACCATATTTTGAGAAAGTGAGTAACATTAATTAGGTTTTGTCTCTTTCACAATCTTTAGATTGATATAAAATGTTGGAAAAATTTAACGGAAACGTTACTTCAACAACTCAAAAGACAAACAAGAAACGTTAAATCTCGTGAAATAACAAACGCTGTTAATCAGCTTTGGGGAAGCTATTTGCAATACTTGTACGAGGTAAATATAAAAGGAAGTTTCAACAATGTACAAGATCGTATCAAtagaaatacataatatttttatattgtactGTAGAATACATGTTCTGAATTAAACAGAATGACATTATTATGCGTTCGAAGTGTAAcattcaagtatacattatgcTGTCaaccatatttttattttttcacgacACTATTGGTCAATTCATATCTAGCCAGATGTTAACATATTTCCCAATCTTGCAAAACGGCAAAATTTATTGGGATAGATAAAAACTAGTTTTCGCCtttgtacaaaaataattgAGTTAGCAAATACAAGCGGTTAATTCGTGAATGTTTCAAGATCGCCGATGAGGGATTCCTTATAGCCTTATACAGGAATGGATTGGAGATGGCATTAATTTTTATGAGATGGAATTGGATAGAAAAATGTGTCTCATGGACAAGCTTGATGAGTGGACATGCCAAactgaaaacatttttaatatttcacattGTTCAATTTACTACATGGGTGATGGCCACTTTTGGATTCCATGAATATGTAATTCTCTGAATTTAGGAATGTGATTTAGGAGTACTATTGCAAACAGCTGGCAAATCCAATTGCTTGACAGACTCACGCTTATGTGGATGGAGTAAAGCAAAAAATGACTACCTTTACTCGTGTGCTGATTTTTCGAGTATGTttgtcatttaatttttttcaattcattttttggtgtGAGTGTAACACAAATAATCACTATTTTTCTATTTCTCTTTTAATGCGACAAAGCTGCGAAACGCAAAGTTGAATGTTTGGGCTGCAGAAATCCAAAACCGGGAACGTGTACGCGTACGAAGTCATTGTAAACAAACATTACAATACTATGTAAACAAAATGGACGAAGAAAAAGAACCTAATTGCTTAC containing:
- the LOC144429822 gene encoding uncharacterized protein LOC144429822, which codes for MVSLKLSSRSDIPGWMDVLEFDTENPAIPELNIPDPHKCVDLKLVADICFHNAGIVDMFLGHISTCNYPVDYLLELFGENQGEGIDPDTLPTPAPKTFNEKLQELDQNEKAAFLFKLSEFDPTWIDIKCWKNLTETLLQQLKRQTRNVKSREITNAVNQLWGSYLQYLYEECDLGVLLQTAGKSNCLTDSRLCGWSKAKNDYLYSCADFSTAKRKVECLGCRNPKPGTCTRTKSL